The nucleotide sequence TTTCTCTAGTGTTAAGgaaatattcatattattttggTATTAGAATGTCATAAAAATAACTCCTTGTTTTAATAACTTTGCCATTTCTGCTCTTTTTattggaaagatattttttaaacctctaccttaatgaaaaattaaaaaaaaaattcggTCCAATCAATTACCATTTCAATTAGTTTAAATCCTTTAGGTTTTTGCTAATAATTAAAAGTTAGTAGCTGTTCTTCTTGGCGTGTCCCGCTGACTTCAGTTTTTCTAGTGAGTATCATAAGAGGTCAGCATCTGGTTAGGGGACTAGGATGTATGTACATCTTAAGTGTAACTTTTGGTCAGAAGTTGTTATCTAATTTATCATTCTTCCTTAGttgatcataaaaaaaaaaattgtgatcaataatgtatttaaagaatTGGAATAGATACTACTATATGGTTACCCATTTTGCCAAAACCCTGCAAACCATGAATTCTGTGTAGTTTTGCACATAGCATAGGGATTGGACGCTGATTTTTTACTACACAGCTGCAAGGTAgcttatttttctacattttaagaTAGCTTTTAATGCTGGAAAAGTCCTTCTGTAGTCTTGTATTACTTGTTTCAAGAGTCGACTTTACTGACTCAGCTGCTTCTTAGTCATGTTAATAGTTTTCATAGTGCTTTCCTTTTAGGCGTTCCGAACGCCAGCAGACGCACTGCTGCCTCCTTCGTTTACATTGGAGTCTCTTCGCTGGGGTCACCACCAGCctgtgcttttctcctgttttccgGGGCTGGAGACGTTGCAGAATTGGGGCACTTCAGCATGGCCATCAGGGAGTGCTTGAAGGACTTGCAGAGGAAGAAGTAGATGAAGGGATCCAGGCACGCGTTCAAGGACGTCAGCCAGAGGGTGCTCTCCTTCACGTAGAATAGAGTGTTCTCAGCAGGGCAGTCAAAGACGTCCCGGGTCTGGCTCAGCGTGTAGGGAATTCGGGCAAAATGgaaaggaacaaaacaaatgaaaaacacagcAATGATAATGAAAACTTTGACGTTCACCCTTTTCCTGGGAGCTTTGCCCGTGCCCCTTGTCCTTACATAGGACCTGTACAGTTCCTTTGTAATGAGCGTATAGCATACAATGACAATTAAAAAGTTAATCCAGAAAATGACTTGACAGATGTAGTTGACGATTTCATGCCAGACCAGACCAAACTCTGATTTGAGGAAAGAGCATTTCTTCACGTTCTTGTCTCTCGGCCTCTTGTTGGTCAGAATCATGTTAGGCAAAGAGAGTAAGAACATGAAAGCCCAGATGACAACAGAGAGGATCTTAGCCCCCAGGAGATTGTTGGGGTTGGACGTTTTAAAGGGCCTGGTGGTCTTCTGGTAGCGATCGATAGTTATCAGTCCGAGGAAGGAAATACTGATGTACATTGTGAAGTAAAATACGACAGAGGTCACCTGGCACACGAAGGTCCTCAGGGGTCCCGTCCCCAGTTTGGCATCGCTGAGGATTTTGAACGGAAAAGTCAGAATCATGAGAAGATCGGAAATGACTGtgttcttaagaaaaataataaagttggaTTTACTGCGGATTTGGAAGAAGACCCTCATTGCCAGGCTATTTATGATGAGTCCAACGAAAAACAGGAGCGTGTAGAGGAGCGGGAAGAGGACCTGGGTGATTTTGTAATCTCTGGTGCACAGGCTGCTGTTCCTGGCCACAGAGGTGAGGTTGTCCATGGCTGGTGTTCCTTCCTTGCTACCtagagggggaaggaagagatCGATATTTTCAGGCCTAGACAGTTGATTTTGCTCTTATCTCCATGGGTCACCTTTTTGGCTAGGCTTCTCTAAAAATTGGCGTTTCTAATCCTCGTCATGGCAGTTAGTAGGAACACAGAAATTggaatctcaaaatatttcaccGTGGCAAATATTTCATCTCTAGCAAAGTAAAATGGCCTGAAGACATTCTGTGACGGGGTGGATACTTGGATTTCTTATCTGTTGAATGTTTGCCTCTTATGGGGCATTTTTTATCTCAGGCAAAAGCCctcatatgtttatatataaaaactaGAAGAGAAATGTTTGgtctctgctttattcttctccagcttcatttcatgccttttaacttttttgtttctgttcacAAGTCGCTTTTCCTACACTGTCCTTATTCCTGGACTTCATTTGCTCTAGGTCCATCAAAGGGTTCTATGGGGGAAATGACTGAGAACAGCCTATTAGaagtttaaagggaaaaatggaaagacGTTTGTATAAGATCACTCGTGGGAAATTTATTGTTAAGTGCcgaatcagaaaaaaataagcttcCTTTATAATTGGAAGCTGTTTCTTCTCCATGTtgctcaatcattcattcaaaaatcgGCCTCTCCGAGAGCCGTTCTTCAGCTCCCAGTGTATTTAACCCACGCATATCGCATTTGCAACTTTGCTCAGTATGTGTGAagattttacatacattttcttaaGTAGCATTcagtacaaattttaaaatagtaagaaaataagGATATGCATCCTGTAGGTGGGCATTTGTCGGCATTCCTCAGAACAGCCAGGGCATGCTGTCCAGATTTATGGAGTGTATCCTGGtagctaaaataaaatgtggaaaccATGTCCTTGTGTGAGTCTGTGGGTTATTACACCACAACAGCCGTCAGGAAAACTAACACGACTTGAATACATTATCTGGCATctatgttttgaaatttaaaatgaggtttgtaatatttttatttcatcaaagaCAAATAGAATTGATTCTACAGAAAATTGTTCCAAAATATAAGACACACAGTAATGTTAAAGGTacaaatatctgaaatttttttaagaagcttccatgcaaaagatttaaatatgacAAATAAAGATAGCACTAAATTCCCCAAAATGCCAGTGGAATTCTTTTTGCCCTCCTTTAATTATTGAAACTGAAACGATTAAGATTCCTGTTGTCAGAATTATGGCTCCAATTTCCAATACCTCCTCACCTAtgtaacttaaaaaacaaacaaacaaagctaaaCAAAACCCAGTATTTAGTTACTAACAGGATCACTGATGTGTAGCCTtccctgctgctgctgtttgctCTTAGCTGTGCATTCTCTGATCGTTTTGGAACTTCTTTGGGAGTGCTGTTCTGCATAACTTATTTAACTAGTGTTCTTGATATGGAGAATTTCAGCTCCATCTgtatttaaatctcattttacaCTCCAGGTAAAATAAGTAAGCCCATTTGCATTTTATTCCCAtgctttgtataattttttttttttttttttttagtgaagagGTTAATGGTTGTCACTAACACCATTCATGTggcttgcattttaatttttattccaaataagtGCTTGCATTGCTATTAATTAAAGGTTTCCAATtttaagaaaacttgaaagaaaattacacacacaTCATACggtaaataaatatgtttgtcAAATACGTCTGCATATAAAGTTACCTGGTTACTCGGTTGATTCTGATGGATTTGAGTGTATCCAGTAAGTGGCAGTTAACACAACCTGCAGAGTGGCATCTGGTCTTTTCCTCTTAATGTCCTTGCTTAGTTGTTAAAACTCTTTATGGTAAAGAGTTCGCTGAGCTTTCATCAGTAAAGTCTTGCGTGTTCTGGAGAGAAatagagggggagagagggagagaggacttCACAATCAGAATTACCTTCAAACGCTGTGGACTCAAAGCTATGCAGACGCTGGATTTCCGTCTGACTGcttttaggacttctgcttttatTTCCCCGGGAAatgtggggcagggtgggtgagaagtcatcttttaaaaagcaatttaaaatctTGCGGCTTTTTACTGAAACCTCCCATAGAGTTGATGCTtgatgagttttctttttggttattttccaTTGCAAAGGATCAATCCAAGCTGAGATCAAGCCTTTCGAAGCCCGCTTCCTGGAGAAGGTTGCAGGCTTGCTTTCTCAGATGATTATTCACCTGAAAACACGTTGTGCTCAACATTGGCCGATATATTACATTTGAACAAGTAATTACATTAACTCAAATGTGCTTGTTAGGGATGCTAAGTCTCTTGCTCTTTGTTGTTTTCCTGCTTAataatgtcattattttaaatctgTGTTTGATCAACTCTTTGTAGGAGAAACAGTTTCCTCCCATTATAAATTATAAGATTCCGaaattacattagaaaagaaaaacagttgtaTCCATTGCCAGGCTCATTATATAAAGTGTCTTTTATGCTTTTCATGACtagaatttaaatataaacatattattcttttttcttttaacctagcTTTTGGTTTTTGGGGAAGTCTATCATTAAATTGAGGGATCCTTGTATCACTGTTACCTTGATATAAATATTGTtggtgtgtgtacacacacaca is from Equus przewalskii isolate Varuska chromosome 15, EquPr2, whole genome shotgun sequence and encodes:
- the P2RY12 gene encoding P2Y purinoceptor 12, producing the protein MDNLTSVARNSSLCTRDYKITQVLFPLLYTLLFFVGLIINSLAMRVFFQIRSKSNFIIFLKNTVISDLLMILTFPFKILSDAKLGTGPLRTFVCQVTSVVFYFTMYISISFLGLITIDRYQKTTRPFKTSNPNNLLGAKILSVVIWAFMFLLSLPNMILTNKRPRDKNVKKCSFLKSEFGLVWHEIVNYICQVIFWINFLIVIVCYTLITKELYRSYVRTRGTGKAPRKRVNVKVFIIIAVFFICFVPFHFARIPYTLSQTRDVFDCPAENTLFYVKESTLWLTSLNACLDPFIYFFLCKSFKHSLMAMLKCPNSATSPAPENRRKAQAGGDPSEETPM